The window CTGTATTCCATGTTTATGGCGATATTTCACTCATTAAATGAAGAAGTTATTTATGCAAAAAACGAAAATTTGGAGTTTAGGTGATGCAGTAGTCGATCTACTTCCCCTAGAAAATAGACAATATCAAGCTTGTGCTGGCGGAGCTCCAGCAAATGTTGCGATCGGTATCGCAAAATTAGGTAATCCATCAGGTTTTATTGGTCGAGTTGGAGATGACCCTTTTGGCCACTTCATGCAAGAAACATTAGCTAGCTATGGGGTAGATTGTCAAAGTATCGAGTTTGATCCAGTAGTAAAAACCAGTACAGTTGTTGTTGATTTAGGCAAAAATGGCGAACGTAGTTTTACCTTTTTAGTCTCTCCTTCTGCTGATCAATTTTTATCAGAACAAGCGCTTCCTGATTTTGGACAGGACATTTTACATTTTTGTTCATTAGCGTTAGTCGGTCACGTTGGCCGAGCTACATTAAAAGAGGCGATTAATAAATTAAAAGCAAAATCAGGACAAATCAGTTTTGACATTAATTTACGTGAACAAATGTGGGCTGATAAACAAGAGATGCGCGACACAATCAGTCATTTTGCTCAAAATGCTACGATTTTAAAACTATCTGACGAAGAACTATTTTGGTTAACAGAAAGCCAAGATTGGGATATTGCACTAGAAAAATTAGATGCTCACTATAAGGCAGAACTGAAAGTTATTACCAAAGGTGGGGAAGGTAGTATCGTTTTATGGAATGGTAAACAGTATCAATATGCAGCATATAAAGTCAAAAGCATTGATACCACCGGTGCTGGTGATGCATTTGTTGCAGGGCTACTAAGTAGTATTGCAGTCAGCGATCTACCAGATAGCCAATTAGCATTAGATAGTATGGTCTCAATAGCGAGTGCATGTGGTGCGTTAGCAACCACAGAAAAAGGGGCATTAACCGCCTTGCCAAGCAGTCAGTTTTTACAAGAATTTATTGCTGAAAATAAAACATTAGACGGGATATTAAAACGTTAGTCATTATCTTCAATGACTTAATTTATTAGTCATTGATTATCAACTGTATGATTAAAAACAATATACTTAACGACTAGCAGAGGGAATGAAAATACCATTCCCTTTTGTTAGCTATTATCGAAAGATAACTACACAATCCCTATTCAATAACGCTGTTATTATGTAACTGCCGCAGATTAAGTCAAAAGTTTAACCGCACTGCCGTTAATACTTGATAAATCTTAAACCGTTAAATCCTTAAAAAGCCGATTAATAATGACTCGTTAAAATCTTGCTGTAACATTGTATTCTAGTGTAAAAATCAGTTAATTCCAACATAATCAAAATGATGTAATCCTAATGGATCAACAGTATAACCTGTTACTTTATTACTAATCACCTCATAAATAACTGAATGAGCAATCGGTAAAAATGGTATCTGCTCACTCATTATCTGCTGAGCTTGTTCATACAGTTTAGTCCGCTGCGCAATGTCAGCTACCTGTCCACCTTCAATGATAAGTCGATCAAAATCACTATTACACCATCTAGCACGATTCGTACCAGATTCAACGGCTGCACAACTACTTAATGCGGAAAAGGTATTGTCAGGATCCCCCATAATATTCGTACCGCCATATAACATTGCCTGATGCTCTCCATGAGCTGAACGGACTAAATACTCTCCCCATTCATAGCTGACGACTTTCGCCGTTACACCAATTTTAGCCCAGTCCTCTTGAATCATTTCAGCCATACGTTTTGCATTAGGGTTATAAGGTCGTTGAATTGGCATTGCCCATAATTCGATTTCAAATCCTTGTGGGTAGCCAGCTTCACTCAATAGAACCTTTGCCTTATCAATATCATTCGGTAAATCTTTAATATTAGCGTTATGGGACCATAGTGCTGGTGGGATTAACGTAGTCGCATTAACCGCATATCCTTGATAAATTCCTTGCAAAATATCGGGCTTATTAATTGCCATCGATAGTGCCTGACGAACCTTGACATTATCGAGTGGTTTTTTCTCTACATTATAAGCAAGATAACCAACATTTAAACTTGGCTGCTCTAATAATCTGATAGTGGGGTTATTACGAATCTGTTGTAAGTCGGCCAAGTTCGGTGAGGCCATAACGTGGCACTCTCCTTTTTGTAATTTAGCATAACGTATGGTGGCATCAGGGGTGATCGTAAACACTAAGCGATCGATATCTGGCTTTTGTCGCCAATAATTTTCAAAAGTTTTATAACGAATTTGTGAATCTTTTTTGTAAGCGACAAATTCGAATGGGCCCGTACCAATAGGTGCAAAATCGATTAGTTCTGGTTTTCCTTGTGCCAATAGTTGGCTACCATATTCGGCTGAATAGATTGAGGTTAATGGTAAAGTAAGCAACGACAGGAATGATGAACGGGGGGCACTAAGTTGAAAACGAACGGTAAGATCATCTACTTTTTCAATTTTCTCAATAAGATCATTATCACCAGCTACAAAATAGGTGTGATATAGCGGGTATCCTATCTTAGAAGTATAGTAAAATGGATGTAGTGAATCTTGTTGACGCATAAAAGAAAAAATCACATCATCAGCATTCAAGTTACGGGTTGGAGTAAACTGTTTATTATGATGAAATTGAACATTAGGTCTTAAATAAAAAGTATAGGTTTTACCATCATCACTAATATCCCACCGTTGAGCTAAACTCGGTTGTAATTCTGTTGTCCCTAATTTAAACTCCACTAATCTATTATAAATCGTAGCAGAACTGGCATCAAATGTTGTACTATCAGCCCCTAAACTCGGATTAAAACTACTTGGCGATCCTTCAGAACAGAATACTAATGTTTTTGGTGAAGCATGAATTTGGTAGGCTAGTGAAAATAGACATGTAGCAGCAATCAATCGACCAATCGTTTTCATAACGTGATACCCTTTTATTTAACAAAATGTATAATCATTTACCGCAAGTTGTACGCGTAGAGTATTAGCATATTCTTTTCGCTGAAGTTGAGCATTTTCACTACCGTCAAAAATGATCGCTGACTCAGCCATTTTACTGGCAAAATTAGCGCGTTGCTTTTCACTTTCAAATAAAAAAACACGCTGAAAAATACGCTGTTTTTCAGGGGCATCATTACTTAATGTTAACACCTCTAAAAATGTCCCTTTTTGATAAGCATCATGATCGATAACTTCAACAACATTAACTAAATACTGTTGATAATCAGCCTCTTTTCCATCAATCAATTCAAAAGTAAACACCCGTGCACACTTTGCTTTTTGGGTAATAAAATTATTAATAGCCATATGATTCTCTTATTAAAGTTGGGTTAATAAATGACGATCTCTAACTACCGGTAAGCTACTACGTACCTCTTTCACTTTATCAAAGTCAACAGTAGTAATAACAACCCCCTCACCTTCAGGCAAGCACTCAATAATATTAGCCCAAGGATCAACAATCATACTATGTCCCCATGTCTGTCGACCTGACTGATGTTTTCCGCCTTGTGCTGCCGCCAAAACAAAACATTGATTATCGATTGCTCTAGCTCGTAATAATAATTCCCAATGTGCTTGTCCAGTTGGGTAAGTAAACGCAGCGGGCATGAGAATCAAATCTAACTCGCCCATCGCAACAAAAAAGGCAGGAAAACGAATATCATAGCAGATGGCAAATCCTACTCGTCCAAAAGGCAAATCGGCAGTCACTACTTGATTACCACGAACCATTGTGTCACCTTCATTAAAACGCATGGTTGGCGTATCAATACTAAATAGATGCACTTTATCATACCTCGTATGTAGTGAACCGTCAGGAGCATATAATAACAATGTATTAGTCACCTTATCTGTCTCACCGACATCAAGTGGCATAGACCCACCCGCTAACCAGATATTATATTTTTTAGCTAATCGACTTAGCATGTCTTGAATCGGTCCATTACCAAACGGCTCTGCAATATTAAATTTCGCTTTAGGATCGCTATGAATTAAGCAAAAATATTCTGGTAACAAAATAAATTGTGCCCCTTTTTCAACCGATTCATGGATAAGTTGTTCTGCTTTTTGAATGTTTTGCTGACAATTTTGAGAAGAAACCATTTGAATTGCTGCAATCGTAACAAGATTAGACATCATCAAACTCTGCTTATTAAATAACCGTAGCTCCTGAGTATATACCACTAATCGGTTCAGATGAAGTCACCATTATCAGTTTTATCGTAGTTAATTATTTTTTCTAAAAATCAGCGTAAACTGATTGAAATGGTTGTGAATCAACAAAGCAAATAATAGAAATATTACTCAGCTTTATATTAAAGTATCTTTTTAGCGTAGTATTTTATAATCATTAACCAGGACGATAGATAAAACATCATATGCAACATCACTTGCTAAATTATAGTGTATCATTACAGACTAAATAATCTAAAAATAGAGATATGTGGAAATATTGATGTATAAATTTTTTGAAAAATTAGTTAACGCCTATCCTGATTCGTCACCACAAATTGCTGAAAAAAGTTTAGTGTCGTTTATCTGGCAAGCGACAAAAGGGATGCGTGGTTACATTCTTCTATTAATTTTATTTACTGCCGCTTACGGTGCATTCGAAGCATTTCTGTTTGCGGTGATGGGTAAAATAGTCGACTGGCTAACCGTTATATCACCTGACGAACTATGGCATAAAGATGGCAAAATATTGTTAATTCTTGCGGGAGTTATTCTAGCAAGTACACTACTTGTTGCCGCACAAACAGTTATTAAACATCAAATATTAGCCGGTAATTTTCCAATGCGCCTGCGCTGGAATTTACATCGTTTAGTATTGAGCCAAAGTATGCGCTTTTTTCAAGATGAATTTGCGGGTCGAGTCTCGGCAAAAGTGATGCAAACAGCCCTAGCGGTTCGTGATACCTGCTTTTTGGTTTCCGATATTTTAGTTTTTGCCATCATCTATTTTTTAACAATGTCATTTGTTTTAGCCGATTTTGATCTATGGTTTATTCTGCCATTCTTAGCTTGGTTAGGTTGCTATATTCTGGCACTAATCTATTTTGTACCAAAATTAGGTAAAGTGGCTAGCCAACAAGCTGATGCTCGTTCTTTAATGACGGGTCGTATTACCGATGCCTATACCAATATTATGACCGTTAAATTATTTTCTCATGCTGGGAATGAAGCTAACTATGCCAAAGAGTCAATGAATGGTTTTTTAAATACCGTGAATAAGCAGATGCGATTAGTCAGTAGCTTCGAAATTGTGAACCATTTGCTTAATGTCGGCTTACTACTCAGTACCGCAGGTATCGCGTTATGGTTATGGACAGATTCAGTAGTTGGGCTTGGTGCTATTGCAGCTGCAACAGCGATGGCTTTAAGACTTAATGGCATTTCGCACTGGATTATGTGGCAAATGACCTCACTATTTGAAAATATTGGTGTAGTAAAAGATGGTATTAATACGTTCTCTGTGAAGCAGACCGTTAAAGATCAGCCTAATGCCAACGAGTTGGTTGTTAGACAAGGCAAAATTGAATTTAAAAATGTCTGTTTCAACTATGATTCTCACCACCATACCTCGATTATTGATAAGCTCAATCTGACAATTAATCCTGGTGAGAAAATTGGTTTAGTAGGACGATCTGGCGCGGGTAAATCAACGTTAATTAATATCCTGTTACGCATGTATGATATTAAAAGTGGGCAGATTATTATTGATGATCAAGATATTGCAACCGTCACACAAAATAGCTTACGCGCCCAAATTGGTATGGTAACGCAAGATACCTCACTACTACACCGCTCTGTACGAGAAAATCTGCTATATGGCAAGATCGGTGTAACTGATCAACAAATGCGCGATGCGGCAAAACAGGCAGAAGCCGAGCAATTTATATTATCCCTTAAAGATGCTAAAGGTCGTATTGGTTACGATGCTTATGTTGGGGAACGTGGAGTCAAACTCTCAGGAGGTCAACGACAACGTATCGCGATTGCTCGAGTAATGATAAAAAATGCCCCAATTTTGTTACTTGATGAAGCGACAAGCGCTCTCGATTCGGAAGTTGAACTAGCGATCCAAGATAGCTTGTATAAACTCATGGAAGGGAAAACCGTTATCGCTATTGCTCATCGTTTATCAACAATTGCAGCAATGGATCGACTTATCGTATTAGATAAAGGGCAAATTATTGAGCAAGGTTCACATCAAGATTTACTACAAAAAAATGGTTTATATGCACAGCTATGGAAACATCAAAGTGGTGGATTTTTAGGTGATGAGTAACCTAACTGCTTGTAAGATAAAGATTTAATAAATACGTTAAGTTATTAATAACTATATAAATTGATGTAATAAAAAAGCTACTGAAAAGGCCTTTCAGTAGCTAATTAATATCAAAACAAAAAACAGGTTAGAATGAAATTGTCGTTGCTAAATAGTAGAATCGACCAGGTTCATTATAAGTGCTGGCACCTTTAGCTTCACGATAGATCTGTTTATCTAAAATATTCGCTATCCCACCATTAATTCGCCAATTTTTCATAATTTGGTAATTGGCACCAATCGCAAATTGAGCATAAGATCCAACTTTCACATCAGAAAGTGTTACCCCTTTTTGAGTTTGATATTTTCTTGGTTTTTGTCGACCATATTGAGTCCAATTAAGGAACGTACTTAAATCTTCATTGATTTTCCAATCTAAACTAGAGTTAATCGTATATTTAGGAATAATCGATAATGGATTACCCGTGGTTTTATCTTTTGACTCAATCATATACGTCATATTAGTAGACCAAGATAACGCATCCGATAATGGAACACGTAGATTCCCCTCTAGCCCTTGAATAACGGCTTTACCAGAGTTCTCCCATTGTGTAATGTTATACTTCGTACCATTAACAGTCTCATCACCCAATATCGTTTGACCTGCAATAATCTTATTTTTATAGTCATTTCTAAAATAAGTTAAGCTTGCTTGCCATGATTCATATTGGTACTCGATACCAATCTCTTTATTAACACTGATTTCAGGATCCAAATTATCATTACCTACAAGGTAACATTGGCCTGAAGTAACATTCAATGGACAGCCATTACCTCGAGTTAATAATAGATAGCCATTATTTGATTGATATAAGTTTGGTGCTTTAAATGCACGAGCAATACCCGCTTTTAAGGTAAAATATTCACCTAACTGCTGAGAAAAGTTTAAACTCGGGCTAAAATTACTACCAAATTGGCTATGATAATCAAAACGTAAACCAGGAATAATATTAGTGCCCACAACTGGTTCAATATTATCTTCTAAATAAAGACTAGTTGTATCTGAATCGCTCTTACCACGATCACTATTAGATGCTAGACCTAATATATCAGCCTGAGAAGCCGATGCTGGATCATCTAATTCTTGTCTGGTCCATTCAGCACCAAGGGTTAATGATTGTGCTACCCATTTTTCAATTGGGATAATTGTTTCTCCATTTAAATAGTAATTTTTTAAACGACTGGTACTAAACTCTAAATCACTAGAGATTGCCCCTTCAACACGACCACTTAAACCTTCATTTAATCGAGTATTATTGGTTTTATCGTATTGGAAGGTTAATTTCGCTTCACCAAAATCCCAATAGCTATTATATGTGACACCGTAACTTTGACGATACATACGATTGGTCTCAGCTCCTGACTTAGCTAAATTAGGAATCGTGTCATCAACTGGCGGCGTACTATTTTGGGTATCCCCTGTATAAATATTACCTTGACGACTGTAACCAAGATCAAAGGTTAAATATTGATGATCATCTAATGTCCATTTAAATGAACTATTAATATCTTTGTTTCTTACCCCTTCTCGCCCTGCAACATTATCTGAACTATTGATACCATAATCATCAGCATCCGTTTTATTCAAATTACCATATATTCTAAAATCTAAAGTATCTTTAATTAATGGCCCGGCTAAACTAATATTAACGCGTTTTGTTCCACCATACTCACTATGCTGAGGGATAGCATCATAGAGAGATAGAGATCCCATCCACTCATTTGATGGCTTTTTAGTAATAATATTAACGACACCACCTGACGCACCAGAACCATAACGAGCTGCTGAAGGTCCTCTTAAAATCTCGATACGTTCGACCTGCTCGACGGGAACCCAGTTTGAGTCACCTCGAGTATCACGCTCTCCCGACCAGCTATAACGAACTGAGTTACGTGATGTAACTGGTTTACCATCAATTAAAATTAAAGTATTTTCAGGTCCCATGCCTCGGATATCAATTTGGCGATTATTACCACGAGCTCCAGATGATGAATTCCCTGTCAAGTTAACCCCTGGCTGGCGACGAATAATATCCGATAAATCATTTACTGGCGGATTATTTTGAATATCTTCGCTAGTAATCGTTGTCGCCCCTAATTGTTGTTTGAGCATATCTTCTGCTGATGTCGCGGTGATCACAATAACATCTTCGTCATTATTTTCTTCTGCATACCCTGAAAAAGGTAATAGGCTCAATAGGGTACAAGAACATAGATAGGATAATAAACTTCGTTTAGGTCGGGTAGTCACTGCCATGTACAGTCTCTCCTTAAGTTGTTGTAATAAGAAATAATCGGGGAGTATTTTATTGATAATGAGAATAATTATCAATATTATTTACATTTAAAATATGAGATTCATCAATTTTCAGATAAGAAAATAGTGGTAACGATTGAAAATAAGCTATTGATAATCTTCAATGCTTAATAAATATTGGAATTAAGTATAAAAAAAGAGGTAAACTCACATAAAATTATGTGAGTTTAATAAGATAATCACTAATTAATAATACATTGCAATTAACTGCCCATCGATCTGCTTAATGGTGACAGGCGTATCAAAAATATCTACTAATATATCCGCTTTCATTAATTGCTCTGGTGTGCCCTGATAACACAATGTACCATTTTTCATTGCTATAATATTATCAGAATAGACGGAAGCAAAATTGATATCATGAATTACCAAAATAATCGTTTTATTGAGTTCATCAGCGGCTTTTCTTAACTGTTTCATCATCGCTACTGCGTGTTTCATATCTAAGTTATTCAACGGTTCATCAAGCAATACATATTGAGTATCTTGACAAAGTACCATCGCAACATAAGCACGTTGACGCTGACCTCCCGATAACTCATCTAAAAAACGATGACGTAAATCGAGTAAGTTCAAAAACGACAATGATTCCGTGATTTTTTCTTTATCTTGTTCAGTTAAACGCCCTTTTGAATAAGGATAGCGACCAAAGCCAACCAACTCCTCTACTGTCAAACGACTATTAAATTGATTTTCTTGCCTTAAAATCGACAAATATTTTGCTAACTTAGCACTTTTAGTTGTAACCACATCAAGTCCATTAACCGCCACAGAACCTGAATCAGCCAACAGTAGCCGACCAATAATCGACAATAATGTTGATTTCCCTGCGCCATTAGGACCAATAATTGAGGTTACGCCCCCTTTAGGGATCACGGTGGTAATATTATTTAAAATCACCGCATCATCATAACGCTTTACAATATTATCAATTGTTATCACATTAAAACCTTTTTAATACTAAATAGATAAAGAAAATCCCACCAATAAACTCAAGCACCACTGATAATGAACCCGCCATATTAAGACCATATTCTAAAATGAGTTGGCCTCCAACGAGTGCAATAATCGCCAGTAAAAATGCGGTTGGCAAAACATAACGATGTTGAAAACTGCCTGCCAGTAGATAAGCTAAATTTGCGACCATTAAGCCTAAAAAAGTTAATGGGCCGACTAATGCGGTTGATACAGCAACTAAAATCGAAACGAGCAATAACGTCGTTGTTACCATACGTTGATAGTTAAGCCCTAAATTTATCGCATGGGAACGACCTAGCGCTAAGACATCAAAGACATAGCGTTTACGCCATAAAATGAAACCAAATAAAAAAATGACAACCGCTGAAAACCAGATCAGTTCTGGTGGAGAGCGTGTAAATGTTGCAAACATACGGCTTTGCAATACAGAAAATTCATTAGGGTCTAATAGTCGCTGTAGTAGCGTTGCAGCACTACGAAACAGTGTTCCAAGCACAATACCAATCATCAATACTAAATTGATATTAAACTGCACAGTTGAAAATAACCAACGATATAACAGTACTGAAAAGGCCACTAATAGACAGGATTCCCCCATAAATTTGATAATGCTAAAGAGCCAATATGAGGATGTACCACTATAAAAAAAGACAATCATCGTCTGAATCAAAATAAATAACGCTTCAAATCCCATCAGTGACGGGGTTAAAATGCGGTTATTTGTTACACTTTGAAATAATACTGTTGAAATACCCGCAGCGAATGCAACGATGACCATCGTAAACAAAATATAACCACGACGAACCAAAATATAATGTAAGTTATTGCCTAAATTAATAGTCATAAAAATAACCATGACCAATAAAGCAAGAGTAAGTAGTACAACAATACGCTGTGTAGGCGATAATTTAATACAGTGTGTCTTTAAATAACGTTTAACGTTTTGCATAACGAGACTGCTTAATTAATAAGAATAGAAAAACAATGGCACCAATAACCCCTAAAATAGTACTTGCAGGAATTTCAAACGGGTAACGCACAACGCGGCCAATAATATCACACAGTAAAACCAATCCACCGCCTGACAAACAGACCCATGGAATTGTTTTTCGAATATTATCACCCATAATGAGACTGACTAAATTGGGAACAATTAAACCTAAAAAAGGGAGCGCACCAACGACGACAATCACAATACCACTCACCACGGCAATTACAGATAAGCCCATTAGCATGACTCGACGATAATTTAAACCGACATTAACTGCAAACTCGCGCCCCATTCCAGCAACGGTAAAACTATCTGCCACCCAGCACGCTAATAAGGTCAATAATCCAACCAACCACAATAATTCGTAACGGCCTTGTATCACACCAGAAAAATCACCGCCGTTAACCCAAGCCCCTAACGACTGCAACAGATCATAATACATTGCACCAAAGATTGTAATTGCACTTATAACACTACCAAGCATGATGCCAACTAATGGTACAA is drawn from Orbaceae bacterium BiB and contains these coding sequences:
- a CDS encoding FepA family TonB-dependent siderophore receptor codes for the protein MAVTTRPKRSLLSYLCSCTLLSLLPFSGYAEENNDEDVIVITATSAEDMLKQQLGATTITSEDIQNNPPVNDLSDIIRRQPGVNLTGNSSSGARGNNRQIDIRGMGPENTLILIDGKPVTSRNSVRYSWSGERDTRGDSNWVPVEQVERIEILRGPSAARYGSGASGGVVNIITKKPSNEWMGSLSLYDAIPQHSEYGGTKRVNISLAGPLIKDTLDFRIYGNLNKTDADDYGINSSDNVAGREGVRNKDINSSFKWTLDDHQYLTFDLGYSRQGNIYTGDTQNSTPPVDDTIPNLAKSGAETNRMYRQSYGVTYNSYWDFGEAKLTFQYDKTNNTRLNEGLSGRVEGAISSDLEFSTSRLKNYYLNGETIIPIEKWVAQSLTLGAEWTRQELDDPASASQADILGLASNSDRGKSDSDTTSLYLEDNIEPVVGTNIIPGLRFDYHSQFGSNFSPSLNFSQQLGEYFTLKAGIARAFKAPNLYQSNNGYLLLTRGNGCPLNVTSGQCYLVGNDNLDPEISVNKEIGIEYQYESWQASLTYFRNDYKNKIIAGQTILGDETVNGTKYNITQWENSGKAVIQGLEGNLRVPLSDALSWSTNMTYMIESKDKTTGNPLSIIPKYTINSSLDWKINEDLSTFLNWTQYGRQKPRKYQTQKGVTLSDVKVGSYAQFAIGANYQIMKNWRINGGIANILDKQIYREAKGASTYNEPGRFYYLATTISF
- a CDS encoding carbon-nitrogen hydrolase family protein codes for the protein MMSNLVTIAAIQMVSSQNCQQNIQKAEQLIHESVEKGAQFILLPEYFCLIHSDPKAKFNIAEPFGNGPIQDMLSRLAKKYNIWLAGGSMPLDVGETDKVTNTLLLYAPDGSLHTRYDKVHLFSIDTPTMRFNEGDTMVRGNQVVTADLPFGRVGFAICYDIRFPAFFVAMGELDLILMPAAFTYPTGQAHWELLLRARAIDNQCFVLAAAQGGKHQSGRQTWGHSMIVDPWANIIECLPEGEGVVITTVDFDKVKEVRSSLPVVRDRHLLTQL
- a CDS encoding ABC transporter ATP-binding protein, translating into MYKFFEKLVNAYPDSSPQIAEKSLVSFIWQATKGMRGYILLLILFTAAYGAFEAFLFAVMGKIVDWLTVISPDELWHKDGKILLILAGVILASTLLVAAQTVIKHQILAGNFPMRLRWNLHRLVLSQSMRFFQDEFAGRVSAKVMQTALAVRDTCFLVSDILVFAIIYFLTMSFVLADFDLWFILPFLAWLGCYILALIYFVPKLGKVASQQADARSLMTGRITDAYTNIMTVKLFSHAGNEANYAKESMNGFLNTVNKQMRLVSSFEIVNHLLNVGLLLSTAGIALWLWTDSVVGLGAIAAATAMALRLNGISHWIMWQMTSLFENIGVVKDGINTFSVKQTVKDQPNANELVVRQGKIEFKNVCFNYDSHHHTSIIDKLNLTINPGEKIGLVGRSGAGKSTLINILLRMYDIKSGQIIIDDQDIATVTQNSLRAQIGMVTQDTSLLHRSVRENLLYGKIGVTDQQMRDAAKQAEAEQFILSLKDAKGRIGYDAYVGERGVKLSGGQRQRIAIARVMIKNAPILLLDEATSALDSEVELAIQDSLYKLMEGKTVIAIAHRLSTIAAMDRLIVLDKGQIIEQGSHQDLLQKNGLYAQLWKHQSGGFLGDE
- a CDS encoding iron chelate uptake ABC transporter family permease subunit, whose translation is MKSYYLIIAIAVIIGLSVISLFTGVSNISFSSLWSDPNMRDIFFISRVPRTIALLLAGSAMSVAGLIMQLLTQNRFVEPTLAGTTQSASLGLLVVMVLAPSASILVKMVVASSFAMVGTILFMLILRKIVLKSALIVPLVGIMLGSVISAITIFGAMYYDLLQSLGAWVNGGDFSGVIQGRYELLWLVGLLTLLACWVADSFTVAGMGREFAVNVGLNYRRVMLMGLSVIAVVSGIVIVVVGALPFLGLIVPNLVSLIMGDNIRKTIPWVCLSGGGLVLLCDIIGRVVRYPFEIPASTILGVIGAIVFLFLLIKQSRYAKR
- a CDS encoding aminoimidazole riboside kinase — translated: MQKTKIWSLGDAVVDLLPLENRQYQACAGGAPANVAIGIAKLGNPSGFIGRVGDDPFGHFMQETLASYGVDCQSIEFDPVVKTSTVVVDLGKNGERSFTFLVSPSADQFLSEQALPDFGQDILHFCSLALVGHVGRATLKEAINKLKAKSGQISFDINLREQMWADKQEMRDTISHFAQNATILKLSDEELFWLTESQDWDIALEKLDAHYKAELKVITKGGEGSIVLWNGKQYQYAAYKVKSIDTTGAGDAFVAGLLSSIAVSDLPDSQLALDSMVSIASACGALATTEKGALTALPSSQFLQEFIAENKTLDGILKR
- a CDS encoding ABC transporter substrate-binding protein, yielding MKTIGRLIAATCLFSLAYQIHASPKTLVFCSEGSPSSFNPSLGADSTTFDASSATIYNRLVEFKLGTTELQPSLAQRWDISDDGKTYTFYLRPNVQFHHNKQFTPTRNLNADDVIFSFMRQQDSLHPFYYTSKIGYPLYHTYFVAGDNDLIEKIEKVDDLTVRFQLSAPRSSFLSLLTLPLTSIYSAEYGSQLLAQGKPELIDFAPIGTGPFEFVAYKKDSQIRYKTFENYWRQKPDIDRLVFTITPDATIRYAKLQKGECHVMASPNLADLQQIRNNPTIRLLEQPSLNVGYLAYNVEKKPLDNVKVRQALSMAINKPDILQGIYQGYAVNATTLIPPALWSHNANIKDLPNDIDKAKVLLSEAGYPQGFEIELWAMPIQRPYNPNAKRMAEMIQEDWAKIGVTAKVVSYEWGEYLVRSAHGEHQAMLYGGTNIMGDPDNTFSALSSCAAVESGTNRARWCNSDFDRLIIEGGQVADIAQRTKLYEQAQQIMSEQIPFLPIAHSVIYEVISNKVTGYTVDPLGLHHFDYVGIN
- a CDS encoding iron chelate uptake ABC transporter family permease subunit, producing the protein MQNVKRYLKTHCIKLSPTQRIVVLLTLALLVMVIFMTINLGNNLHYILVRRGYILFTMVIVAFAAGISTVLFQSVTNNRILTPSLMGFEALFILIQTMIVFFYSGTSSYWLFSIIKFMGESCLLVAFSVLLYRWLFSTVQFNINLVLMIGIVLGTLFRSAATLLQRLLDPNEFSVLQSRMFATFTRSPPELIWFSAVVIFLFGFILWRKRYVFDVLALGRSHAINLGLNYQRMVTTTLLLVSILVAVSTALVGPLTFLGLMVANLAYLLAGSFQHRYVLPTAFLLAIIALVGGQLILEYGLNMAGSLSVVLEFIGGIFFIYLVLKRF
- a CDS encoding ATP-binding cassette domain-containing protein, coding for MITIDNIVKRYDDAVILNNITTVIPKGGVTSIIGPNGAGKSTLLSIIGRLLLADSGSVAVNGLDVVTTKSAKLAKYLSILRQENQFNSRLTVEELVGFGRYPYSKGRLTEQDKEKITESLSFLNLLDLRHRFLDELSGGQRQRAYVAMVLCQDTQYVLLDEPLNNLDMKHAVAMMKQLRKAADELNKTIILVIHDINFASVYSDNIIAMKNGTLCYQGTPEQLMKADILVDIFDTPVTIKQIDGQLIAMYY